One genomic window of Scatophagus argus isolate fScaArg1 chromosome 16, fScaArg1.pri, whole genome shotgun sequence includes the following:
- the gsg1l gene encoding germ cell-specific gene 1-like protein, translated as MNFLAACGDAAFRTEIMKTTRKCRALLSVGLNLVALFFSTTAFITTYWCEGTQRVPKPNCSKQRRHNCIDYGVNETDQNKVHYSWETGDDRFLFRRFHTGIWYSCEENIHEAGEKCRSFIDLAPASERGVLWLSVVSEVLYILLLVVGFSLMCLELFHSSNVIDGLKLNAFAAVFTVLSGLLGMVAHMMYTQVFQITVSLGPEDWRPHSWDYGWSFCMAWGSFTCCMAASVTTLNSYTKTVIEFRHKRKLFEQGLREEQNYLDQEAFHYFRDRSLQSISSTVEVYPGHSGARAGLVVGAPGPGPGPGPGPGPGRGKMRATSASIDLGENTDSLGEEQC; from the exons ATGAACTTTCTCGCCGCCTGCGGGGACGCGGCATTTCGCACTGAGATCATGAAGACGACGCGGAAATGCCGCGCGCTGCTGTCCGTGGGTCTGAACCTGGTGGCCCTGTTCTTCTCCACCACCGCCTTCATCACCACGTACTGGTGCGAGGGCACCCAGCGCGTCCCCAAGCCCAACTGCAGCAAGCAGCGGCGCCACAACTGCATCGACTACGGCGTGAACGAGACGGACCAGAACAAGGTGCACTACAGCTGGGAGACCGGGGACGACCGCTTCCTCTTCCGCCGCTTCCACACCGGCATCTGGTACTCCTGCGAGGAGAACATCCACGAGGCAG GTGAGAAGTGTCGGAGCTTCATTGATCTCGCCCCGGCGTCGGAGAGAG gCGTGCTGTGGCTGTCGGTGGTCTCGGAGGTGCTCtacatcctgctgctggtggtCGGCTTCAGTCTCATGTGTCTCGAGCTTTTCCACTCCAGCAACGTCATCGACGGACTCAAACTCAACGCCTTTGCCGCCGTCTTCACCGTGCTGTCCG gtCTTCTGGGTATGGTGGCCCACATGATGTACACTCAGGTGTTCCAGATCACAGTCAGTCTGGGTCCTGAAGACTGGAGACCCCACAGCTGGGACTACGGCTGGTCCTTCTg CATGGCCTGGGGGTCCTTCACTTGCTGCATGGCCGCCTCCGTCACCACCCTCAACTCCTACACGAAGACGGTGATCGAGTTCAGACACAAACGCAAGCTGTTTGAGCAGGGCCTGCGCGAGGAGCAGAACTACTTAGACCAGGAGGCCTTCCACTACTTCCGGGACCGCTCCCTCCAGTCCATCTCCAGCACTGTGGAGGTCTACCCTGGCCACAGCGGAGCCAGAGCTGGGCTCGTCGTCGGGGCACCGGGTCCCGGTCCAGGACCGGGCCCGGGTCCAGGTCCCGGACGGGGCAAGATGAGAGCCACGTCGGCCTCCATAGACCTGGGGGAGAACACAGACTCGCTGGGGGAGGAGCAGTGCTGA